A region of the Leptospira levettii genome:
TTAGGGATTGTTGGAGAAGAACAAAGAATTGAATCAGCGGTTCTGTCTGACTCAATGGGAGTTGCCAACTCATTAGAATCGATGACGAAAAAGTATGGAGCAAAAATCATTTTAAGTTTGGATGCTCTTTTGGAACTAAAGGAACCTGATTCTTACCCACATAGATTATTGGATTTTATTAAAATTCCAGCCAAACAAAAGTTAATTGGAATTGCGCAGGTGTTAGTAGATGGAGTCGAAGAAACATTTCATTTAAAAATTCAGACAAAAGAACAATTTGAAGAAAGTGTAAATCTATTTTGGGATGGCGATTTTAAAGGAGCGGAATCAGGTTTTACTTCTGTATTAAAACAAGATCCTTCAGACAAAGCGGCCTCCCTTTATTTAGAACGAGCAAAACAATACATCCAAAATGGGCCCCCACCAGGGTTTGGGAAGGGTTTTTTGGCATAAAAAAGACATAGAATCGCCCTCATTTCTGAAAAAGTTCTTGAATTTCCTCTCTAACTGAACGAGAGTCAGTAATACGGAGATTCCCATGACCCAAGCCACTCTTTCCACGGCCAATGTAAGCAACACTGCCGTCATCCAAACCAAAAGTTTTACTCCCAAAGACATAGACCGTATTTTTAATGCACAAAAGAAAAAGTCGCTCGAACTTCGATTGACGAACTTTAAAACTCGAATCCTTAAACTTAAAAAATTAAAGTCAGCTGTCTTAAAGTACCAAACTGAAATTCAAAAAGCACTTCATGCTGACTTTAGAAAATCTGCTGGTGAAGTAGACATTACAGAAATTTTACCAACAATTGCCGAAATCAATGATGCCATTCGCCACGTAAAACATTGGATGCGTCCGAAAAATGTGATGACTCCTCCAACTCTTCTTGGAGCAACAAGTCGGATTGTTTACGAACCAAAAGGAGTTTGTCTCATCATTGCTCCTTGGAATTATCCATTCCACCTAGCGATTGCTCCACTTGCGGCTGCCATTGCTGCAGGAAACACAGTCATGCTAAAACCATCTGAGTTTACTCCTAACACAGCCAATGTGATTAATTTGATGTTAGGTGAAGTATTCTCTGAAGAGGAAGTGGCGGTTTTTGAAGGTGATGTAAGTGTTGCAACTGCATTACTTGAAATACCATTTGATCATATCTTTTTCACTGGATCTACTCCTGTTGGAAAAATCGTTATGGCTGCGGCTGCTAAAAACTTAACTAGCGTTACATTGGAATTAGGTGGTAAATCACCTTCCATTATCGCAGAAGATGCTGACATGAAGGTTGCTGCTGAGCGAATTATGTGGGGTAAGTTTCTCAATGCAGGCCAAACCTGTGTAGCACCTGATTATTTACTCATTCCTGAATCGAAGATTGATGAATTTGTAAAACATGCAAAGGAAACAACTGAAAGTTTCTTTAAATCCAAACCCGAAAATTTTACAGCAAGTACTGATTTTTGCCGTATTGTGAATGCAAAAAACTTCTCAAGAGTTTCTTCCTATATCGATGATGCAGTCAAAAAAGGTGCAAAAATTGCTTACGGTGGAGAAGTTAGAAGTTCTGACAATTTTATCGCACCGACAATTCTCACAAATGTTGCGTTAGATGCAAAGATAATGGAAGATGAAATTTTTGGACCACTTCTTCCTATTGTCACTTATAAAACATTAGATGATGCAATTCACGTAATCAATGAAAGACCAAAACCTTTGGCATTGTATATTTTTACCAAGAAAAGAAGTACTTCGAAGTATGTTCTTCGTAGAACAAGTTCAGGTGGAGCAGTGATCAATGATGTAATTTTACACTTGGTAAATCCAAATTTACCATTTGGTGGGGTAAACCATTCAGGTCACGGAAGTTACCATGGAATTTTTGGATTCAAAACGTTTTCACATGAAAGGTCGGTCTTACAAACACCAAAAGCCTCTATTGCAAAATTGATGTACCCACCTTACTCTGGTTTTGTGCGACTTATGGTGAAACTCACTACAAAGTTTTTTGTATAAAACAAAATCTTAATACAACACTCCCGAGTTTCACTCGGGGGTTACTTTTTCCATTCCAAAAACACAAACTCACCTCAGAAAAACGAATTCAATCCTTTCATTTTCGAATTTTTGTTTCATTCTAAAGTCATGATAAATATCAACTTAGGATTTTCCTCAATTTCCGTGACAACATTTGGCGCCGTAATTTTGTGGAATCATGCAAAAGGATTCTTCCGCACATTTTGATTCTCTACGTATCACTTGGTTGAGTGAACCCTTTCATCTTGGAATTCCCATCATCGACTTACAACATGTGTGGCTTGTACATATCATTTTAGAGTTAGAAGAAGAAATTGTAGAGGCCGAAAAAACAAATTCAGATATCGATGTACATTCTTCTTTTCGAAAGGCTTTGGATTATGTGGCAGAACATTTTGCTTTGGAAGAAGATATTTTGGAACATTTCAATTATCCAAATTTCAAAGAACATGTACTCGGGCATAGAAAATTTGTTGAGCGACTAACAGAAAAATACTATGAAGCCAAAAATAGCCAGATGGCTGCACTTGGAATTTTGCAAATCCTGAAAAAATGGTTGTTCCAACATATTTTACATGATGATACCGATTATGCAGAATTTTTTAAGGCATCTAATTTTGATTTAAAATCTTATTGTATCCAGTTGTTAAAGTCCGGAAAGTATCCGGTTTCAAAAGAACAACTGTTGATTTACCAAAATATTGTTCAAATCGATACTACAAACATTTCTTTACATGAACAGACCATTGATACGATCCAAGAAATTCGGAATATTTGGAAAACATACAATCTATCAACTGGTATTCCCATCATTGATTTGCAACATATTTGGTTACTCAAGATGATAGTGGAACTAGATCATTCCTTGAAGTTAGGTGATGGTTCAAGTGAAACTTTTCATAAAGTGATCGCTGAAGCAATTGAGTATACTAAAGATCATTTTGGCGTAGAAGATAAAATTATGCGTTACTTCCGGTATACGGATGTTGTGCAACACATGAACCAACACAAACGTTTTATTGAATTTATCAAAATGAGAAATGATGAATATAAATTGGGAAATCCCCGAGTGGGTTTACATTTGGTGCAAGATCTTAGGAATTGGTTACTCTCACACATCGCGCTAGAAGATAAAAAAATTGGTCTGGCATTTGAATCGAGGGTGAGAGAACTTTCCGAGTTTACCAAAAAACTCCACCAAAGTGGGGAAATTGGGATCTCAAGAGAACAAAAAAATCTATATAAATTGGTCTTACAATCGGTCCCAGACCCCTTGGATTAAAATCTGACGGAATTTGAATTGCCAGGTTCATTTTCCGTGAAAATCCTGTTACCAAACCATGGAATACGAAGTCATCATCGGTCTGGAAGTTCACGTCCAGCTCAATACCAATTCAAAAATTTTCTCCACTGCCACTAACGAATTTGGTGGTAGTCCAAATACTCATATTTCTCCATTATGTGTTGCACTTCCAGGCACCTTGCCTGTGTTAAATGAAGTTGTACTTGAAAAAGCAGTGAGAGCAGGTGTGGCACTCGGTTGCGAAATTACACAATTCACTAAATTTGATCGTAAAAATTATTTTTATCCTGACCTTCCTAAAGGGTACCAAATTTCGCAATTTGATAAACCTTATGCAACAAAAGGTGGAATTCACATTCAGTTGAAAGGGGAATCGGAAGAAAAGTTCCTTCCACTCACTCGGATCCATATGGAAGAAGATGCAGGAAAACTTATCCACTCACATGATCCATCTATCAATCGATCATATGTGGATTATAACCGTGCAGGAACTCCACTCATCGAGATTGTATCCGAACCAGACCTTCGTTCCTCTGATGAAGCATATGCATACTTAAACGAATTAAAAACCATCCTTCGTTATATCCAAGTTTCGGATTGTAACATGGAAGAAGGTTCGCTTCGTTGTGATGCAAACGTATCCATTCGCCCAAAAGGGGAAAAAGGATTTCGGACACGAGTCGAAATCAAAAACCTCAACTCGTTTAAGGCAGTAAAACAAGCGATCGATTACGAAGTGGAATGGCAAAAGGACGTTTATTCTAGAGGTGAGTCGTTCAAACAAATGACAAAACTTTGGGATGCAACACTTCTCAAAACAATTCCCATGCGTTCCAAAGAAATGAGCCATGATTACCGTTATTTTCCTGAACCAGATTTACCAACGATTCAAATTTCAGATTCGTTTATAGAAGACATTCGAAAAACACTTCCTGAGCTTCCGAGACAAAAAAAAGAACGTTATAAAACTGTGCTCGGTCTTCCTGAATATGATGCGGAAGTCTTAACAAGTGAAAGGGAAATTGCAGAGTACTTCGAAGAGGCACTTGTGATTTCTGGAGATGCTAAAAAAACATCCAACTGGGTAAAAGATGAAATCTTAGGGATCGTTAATAAAGAAAATATTTCCATCCAAGAATTTGCAATTGATCCAGTCAGAATTGGGAAATTAGTAAAACTTATCAATTCAGGTGAGATCACAGGAAAAATTGCCAAAACCATTTTTGAAGACATGTTAACTTCGAAAGACCAACCAGAAGCCATTGTTGAGAAAAAAGGACTTAAGGTTGTTCGGGATGATAAAGCTTTAGAAGAAATTGTCATTCGTGTAATTGAATCCCAACCAGAATCAGTCGAGGGTTGGAAAAATGGAAAGGATCGTGTGTTAGGTGCAATTGTGGGTGGAGTGATGAAAGAAACAAAAGGCAAGGCTGACCCAAAACTTGTTAACGAACTCATCCTTGCCAAATTAGGCCCGTTAGGTGAAAAAAAGAAGGTGTAAACCCTTCTTAAATTTCAATTTTATGAACTGAACCAAAATCCACTGGGGACTTAAATGCTTCCTCATGTGGAATTCCATTGATCCTGCAGAGCATGGCTCTAATGGGTCCCGAATGGCATACAACAATCATAGAGTTTAGTATTTGATTGTTTTTTTCCTCCCATTTTTGTTTCAAAATCCCATTTGGTTTCCAATCCTCTAAAAACATATCCACTCGTTGGATTAGGTCGGTGAATGCTTCCCCATTTGGTGTGCGTGCATTCACAAAGTCTTTCATCCAAGGAATGGTTTCTTTTCTAGGAATTTCTTCCCATAGTTTTCCGTCCCAATCACCAAAGTTCATTTCTAACAAACGTTCATCGGTATGTATCTCAAGATCCAATGGGTTTTGATTTGGATTGTATTTTGAGAGTAAGGCATTTGCTAATTTGACTGCACGTGGCGCCGGGCTTGCAATAAAATGGTCAAAGTTAGGTGGTAGATAAGAGAAGGTTGAGTCAGCAGTATCTTCCACAGGGTATTTGAGGGGAAAATCAGTACGACCATAACAAGTTCCCTTGGGAGCAATGGTTTCTGGATGGCGAATTAGATAAAGGTCCATATAAATACTCCTGATATCCAAATACAAGTTTCCACAACTTGTTGAACAGCGCCAAGACAATCCCCAGTAAATCCTTGGATCCAACGTTTCATCAATCGAAGCATATAAATGTAACTAGGAATGATACAAACAAGGCTTAAGAAAAAATTAGGATGTCGGTAAGAAAGAGATAGATACGGTAAAACTCCCCATAGACTTGCAAAAAGGATTTGAGGCCAAGTAATTTCTTTTGCCATCGGTTTTGCATAACCTTCTTCTTTCGCATAGGGCAAAAGTTTCATTACAAAAACTGATAAAAATCGACTGAGTGTGTGTGCACTAACAAAATACAACCAAATGCTCGTGAAATGAATGTCACTAGTTAGATTCGAAATGATTGGAAGGTTTTTTCTTTGAAAAAAGGAAAAGGTTTCGTAGGCACCGAGTACTTTGAGTAAAACGAGAATACAAATTCCAACAGCACCAAAACTGCCAACACGGCTGTCTTTCATAATGCGTAATATATCTTCTCTTTTCCATCCTCCGCCAATTCCATCACAAAAATCAGAAAATCCATCTTCGTGAAAGGCACCTGTTAGGATCAGTAAAAAACCAAGAGAGATCGTAAATGCGATTGTTGGTCCAAACAAAAATTGGAACAAAAGAAAAACGAAAAATTGTATAGTACCAAGTAGTAAACCAACACTAGGTGAATATTTTATCGAATTATGTAACCATTCTTCTTTGAATCCAATCCAACGTGGAGATGGAATTCTTGTCAGGAAGGCCAAACAAATAAAAAACAATCGAATTTCTAGAACAATGGATCGGATCATACTTTATACTTTCTTATCAGCTTCACTTACCCCTGCATCAGCAAAGGAAGCCATTTCATTTAAAAATTTAATGCTGAGTTCGACAAGTGGGTAAGCGGCCAAAGCACCACTTCCTTCTCCTAAGCGTAAATTCAGTTTTAACAGTGGGTTTATTTGGTAATGGTTCAAAACAATGATGTGGCCTTCTTCATCCGAAACATGTGAAAAAATTGCATAGTCTTTTACATTTTGATCTAGGTGGTAAGCTAGTAGATACGCAGCAGTAGTGATAAAACCATCCACAAGAAAAAGTTTTTGCTCCGATGCGACAGCTAACATTGCTCCAACCATCATTCCGATTTCAAATCCCCCAAATTCAGAAAGAATTTCGATTGGATCACTTAGTTTTCCTGTTCTTTGGAAAGCACGCTCTAAAATTTGAAGTTTGGAAAGTTTTCCTTCTGGATTTAAACCTGTTCCTTTCCCAACTAGTTTTGAAAGTGGAATTCCTGTTAAATGAGATAAAATCATGGAAGCGGAAGAGGTGTTCCCAATTCCCATCTCACCAAATAAAAATACATTTGATTCTTTGTATTTATTTTCCAAAATTAAATTGAATCCATTCTGTATACATTGATGAGATTCTTCTTTTGACATCGCTTGTGTTTTTAAAAAATTGGATGTGCCTTTGCGTATTTTTTTGATCAGAAGATTTTTTGTGGAATCATCCCAATCATGATCCACTCCAACATCGACAACTTCTACTTCCATCCCATTGTGTTTTGCAAAAACATTGGCACACGCTCCACCATTTAAAAAATTAAATACCATTTGCCATGTGACATCTTTTGGATAAAGGGAAACCGGTTCTTCCGTAATCCCATGGTCCCCTGCAAACAAAATCAACTTCGGGTTTTTAAGTGTTGGAGATGTGGTGTTTTGGATCTCTGCAATTTGTAATGCAATGGTTTCGAGTGTTCCGAGTGAACCTATCGGTTTCGTTTTGGTATCAATTTTTTGTTGGATTTTGTCTCGTAAAACATGGGTTATTGGGTTAATTTTTGGTAGGGAAAATGGGGACATAGACAAAACCAGTTTGTGTAATGCCCTGACACCTTCCATCGTTTTTGGGCTTGGATGGAATTGGCAGGTTTGGGATTTGGTTATTTGGGCCAAAAAAAATCGGAAATTCTTCCCTTGGGGCGCTTTACGTACGGGGGCATCGGCTTTACTATGTCACCAAGCCATGGAAGATTTTGCCCACCTGCATCTGCACACTACCTATTCCATGTTGGATGGTGCCATTCGGATTAGTGATTTGATGAAACGAGTGAAAGAACTTGGGATGAGTTCTGTCGCCATCACTGACCACGGCAACATGTATGGTGCAATCGAATTTTACAAAGAGGCAGTGAAACACGAAGTCAAACCCATCATCGGTTGTGAATTTTATGTGACTCCTTCAAGAAGTGCAGAAACTGAGTTAGATGAAATTGCTGATGGTGGAGCTTATCACATCATCTTATTATGCAAAAATGAAATTGGTTACCATAACATCATCAAACTTGCGAGTCGTTCGTTTACAGAAGGATTTTATCGAAAACCACGTATTGATTATGATTTATTAGAACGACATAGTGAAGGCCTAGTTTGTTTGACAGCATGCCTTGCAGGTGAAGTGAACAGAAAAATCCTGGAAGGCAAAGAAGACAAGGCGTATGCGTTAGCTGGTCGATTACATGAGATCTTTCGTAAAGAAGATTTTTATATGGAAATCCAAGACCACGGAATTCCAGAACAAAAGATTGTTGCTGAAGCTGTTATTGGTTTTTCCAAACGAACTGGTATCCCACTCGTTCTTACTAATGATTCTCACTTTTTAACAAAAGATGATAGGGAAGCACAGGACATTTTATTACGCATTGGAATGCGTAAAAACATCGATGATGAAATGCGCTTTGGGTTTAACGAAAATTTTTATGTAAAATCTCCTTCAGAGATGAAGGCACTTTTTCCAAACCATTTGGATGCATTTTATAATACACTTGCCATTCGTGATAAGTGTTCTTTGAATTTCCAATTTGGGAACCCTTTACTACCACCATTTGAAGTGCCACAAGGGTATGATACAGACAGTTATTTAGAAAAATTGGTTTGGGAAGGGATTCAAGAAAAGTATAAAGAGATCACACCCGTTGTGAAAGAAAGAACTGAATATGAAATGCAAACCATTCGAAACATGCATTTTGCCGGATACTTTCTCATCGTTCAAGACTATATTAATTTTGCAAGGCGAACGGGAATCCCAGTAGGACCAGGTCGTGGTTCGGCGGCAGGTTCCATTATCGCATATGCACTTGGAATTACCAATGTAGATCCAATTCGATACAATTTACTGTTTGAGCGATTTTTAAACCCAGATCGTAAAGATATGCCAGATATTGATACTGACTTTTGTGTAGAACGTCGCGAAGAAGTGATCAATTACATCAAACATAAGTATGGTGAAAACCGCGTTGGCCAAATCATCACTTTTGGATCCCTTGCTGCAAAAGCGGCAATTAAAGATGTGGCTCGAGTTTTTAATGTACCATTTTCAGAAGTGAATGAGATGAGTAAGTTATTTCCTAAAAAATTAGGAATTACCATCCAGGAAGCAGTTGAAACTTCAAAAGACTTACGTGATGTCGCAGAAAAATCCGACCTAAATAAAAAAGTATTTTCCATTGCTCAAAAATTAGAAGGTAACTATCGTCAGGTGGGAAGACACGCAGCAGGTGTAGTAATTGCACCAACTGCATTAGAAGAAATTGTCCCATTGTCAACTGTTAGTGAACCTGGACGTGATGGGCGTTCGATTGTTACACAGTACGACAAAAATATGTCGGAACAAGTGGGACTCATCAAAATGGATATTTTAGGTTTAAAAAACTTAACTACCATCCATCATGCTACACAATTGATTCAAAAACGACATGGGATCCAACTTGATTTAGATACCATTCCACTCGATGACCCAGCTACTTTTAGTTTATTAAGAAAAGCGAATGTGTTAGGTATTTTCCAGTTGGATTCTTCCTCGGGGATACGTGATCTTTTTGCAAAAGCACAGGTACAAAAATTTGAAGAAATTGCCGCCTTGCTTGCGTTATACAGACCTGGTCCAATGGGTTCAGGGATGTTGGATGATTATTTAGATCGTAAAAACGGAAAGAAAAAGGTTATTTTTCCTCACGAAAGTTTGGCAGAGGTGCTCGGCGAAACTTACGGTGTTGTTGTTTACCAAGAACAAGTAATGGGTATCTCAAGGATCATGGGTGGATTCTCTGTGGGAGACTCGGATGTTCTTCGTAAGGCGATGGCCAAAAAAGATAAATCCAAACTTCCTGCTTTAAAGGAAAAATTTGTAAAAGGTGCCATTGAAAAAAAGATCAATGAAAAGTTAGCAACCGAACTATTTGAGCAATTAGAAAAATTTGGTGAGTATGGATTTAACAAATCCCACTCGGTTGCTTATGCATTTGTGACTTATCAAACTGCTTACCTAAAAGCAAATTATTCTATTGAATACCTCACTGCTTTATTATCGGGAGACCATTCTAAAATTACTGATGTTGTGAAATACATCAATAATGCAAAAGATATGGGAATTAGAATCCTGGGTCCAGATCTAAGAGAATCGGGAATATCATTTGAGATTACAGACGACAAAACAGTTCGATTTGGATTATCTTCCATCAAAGGTGTGGGAGAACTTGCCGCAGAAAATATCATCAAAAATCGAAATGAACTTGGTGGTTACAATCAACTCAGTGATTTTACACAAAAATTAGATACTCGTCTTGCGAATAAAAAAGTTTTAGAGTCACTCGCACAAGGTGGAGCATTCGATTCTTTTGGTTATACGAGAAAAACAATTTTTGAATCTACAGATATCATTCTAAGCTATGCAAACAAAAAACAAGCCGAGGAAAAAGAAGGCCAATTTTCTTTGTTTGGTGGAGCAAATGGTGGAACGGAAGAAAACTTAAATTTACCAAAAGATGGAATAGAGTGGAATGGAGACGAACTTCTCCGTCGAGAAAAAGAAACAACAGGTTTGTATTTGTCTGGCCATCCACTTGACAAATTCACAGAACAACTCAAAAGCCTAAACCCAACTTCCATAGAAAATTTAGAGGAAGTTCGACCTAAATCCAAAGTGGAAATTGCCGGTGTATTATCCAAAAAAGTTGTTAAACTCACAAAGAAAAAAGAAGAATTTGTCAACTTTATGTTGGAAGACCAAACTGGGGAAATTGAGTGTGTGGCTTTTCCAAAAACATACGCTGAATTCAAACATCTTTTCTCTGAAGACAACACAGTTTTCATTAAAGGAATTTTAGAACGGATTGATGCCGACGAATCCGAGTTAAAGGGTCAAATCATTGTTAACAAACTAGAAGAGCTCAATTCGGTAACGATTGAGAAAAAAATGGAAAAAACCCTTCATTTAACCATCAATATGAAGGAAGAAAAAAATCGAGATGTGATTTTAAAACTCCAAGATATACTTTCTGTTCATAGAGGTGCCTCTTCTGTATTTTTCCATTTAATTGGGAATGGTGATGAAAAAAAAGTCATACGTGCCCATGATCATTTTTCCATCGAAATCACAACAGACCTAATGAAGATGTTAACCGATATTTTAGGAAAAGGTGCTGTGCGGTATACGGTAGGGGAAGAAGTGAGAGTTTACGGGTAAATCCTGTGGGAAAAGAATCAATTTCCCTCGTTTTATTATTAGAGTTTTTATGGATGGGGTCTGGTGCCATCTTTTGCCTCATTTGGGCATTGTCTAACATCGTCAAAAATCGAAAAAAATCCGATCTGCTTTGGTCCTTCATTTTGTTTTCGACAGGCTTGTGGTTGTTAACTGGAGCCTTTATGTTTACAGGATTTTATTACCAACTTCCTTTCATAGTTTTCATCCATATCCCATTTGTATTCTTATCAGCTTCCTTTTTGTATCTTTATTTGGAATATTTGTTTTTGGAGAAAAAAATCAATCTGCATTGGATTTGTTTTTTACCTTCCTTGGTTTCCATTGTTTTACTCGTTCCATATTATCTCAAATCAGATGTAGAAAAAATAAATATTTTAAATACAATCACATCTACTGAGTATGGAAGTATACTAACAGGTCTTAATTTTGGAATCAAACTTTCCATTTTAATTTCTGTAGGAATATTTTTATTTCGCGAATGGATTCCTAATGTTCGTTTGTCTGTATTTTTTACGAAACGTGCAATTTATTCCTTAGTATTTATACTTTTAATATGGATTGATTTACTCGTAGGTAGTATAGGTTTTAGTTTTCAAATTCCCTTCTTTCGGAAATTGAGCGCATACCTTTTACCCATTCTTATGTATTTTTATTTTTTCACACGCGAATTATGGGAACCCTTTGTTTCTGATGTTCGTGAGACAATTCAAAAAAATAAATATGAAAAATCGAAGTTGGTTTCTGTTCCACTTGAAGTAATCGATCAAAAATTATTCGAATTGATGTTGGAAAAAGTTTTCTGTGATGAGGACTTAAGTTTATCTAAACTTGCAGAGTTAGTTGGAGTTAAATCGGGACAATTGTCAGAATACTTTCATAAACGATATGGTTTTGGTTTTTACAATTACATCAACCAATATAGGATCGAAGAAGCAAAACGTTATTTATTGGAACCAAAAGAACGAACCATTTTGTCCATTGCTGATGCAGTAGGTTTTAATTCCAAATCCACTTTCAATCGTGTTTTCTTGGAAAAGGTAGGAGTGACTCCAACAGATTTCCGAAAACAATCAAAACCTTCCGAACCATAAGTCTCAAAGAATTCTAGAGGACGACAAACATTTTTGTATCGATTACTCTTGTATCCTAAAGAGGAATATCGATGCGAACCATGATAGATTTTTATTTAGATCTCCCGAAACGATTTGGGCATAAAAAAGCTTTTGGAACCAGATTAGGGCCTGGTGTTTACCAATTCAAAACCTATATGGAATTGTTAAATGATGCAAAACATTTGGCATTGGGACTTGGCGAAACTTTATCTGAAAGAGACAAGGTCGCTATTTTTGCTGACAATTCATATGAATGGATCCAAACGAGTATCGCAACAACTCTCCTTGGTGCAATTGACGTACCACGTGCTTCGGATGTTACCGACCAAGATATATTGTACATTCTCAATCACTCGGAATCCAAAATACTCTTCGTCGAAAATGAAACTGTATTTGAGAAAGTGATCAGGTTAGAAAAAGATTTAGAATTTCTAAAAGAAATCATTTTGTTTTATCCACCAAAACAAAATAAGGAACTCAAATCCAGGAAAATTAAGACTATAACCTTACAAGAATTAGTGACAAAAGGAATCCAAAAAAGAAAAGAAGACCCTTCCGATCATATATTTTTAGAGAATACAATCAAAGAATCTGATTTGTTTACTATGATTTATACATCTGGTACAACGGGAACACCGAAGGGAGTCATGTTGACTCATGGAAATATCTTATTTCAATTGAAGAACTTGCCACTCAGTTTGAAAAAAGGGGATAAAACGCTTTCGATTTTACCCATTTGGCATATTTTCGAGAGGATTTTTGAGATCTTTAGTTTATCTTATGGAGCTTGTACTTATTATAGTAGTGTTCGTACACTCAAAGAAGATTTAAAATTTGTTAAACCCAACTTTATGGCTTCTGCACCTAGGTTATGGGAAAGTATTTATGGTGGAATCTTAGGTACTTTAAATAAATCTTCGTTAACCAAACAAAAGATGTTTCAACTTTCGATGTATTTTGCGAAACGTTTTTTTCACTCAAGACAAGTCATTACTGGAAATGTACTCGATATCCATCCAATGGTTCTATGGAAACAAATCATACGATTTGTTTACCATTTGATTCGATTCTTTATCGTATGTATTCCATATTTTATTTTTGACTTTTTGGTTTTATCCAAAATTCGAAATGCAACAGGAGGAGAACTAAGAGGTTCCGTATCAGGAGGAGGGGCACTACCATTTCATGTTGATGAATTCTTTAATATGATTGGCATTCCTGTTTTGGAAGGTTATGGTATGACAGAAACTGCACCAGTACTTGCCATGCGAACCTTCGAGGAAATTATTCCTGGTTCCGTTGGAAAAATATTTCCCAAAACAGAACTACGACTTGTCGACTTAAACACAGGTGAAGTTTTCCTAGATACTGAAATCGGCAAATATGTTTATGGAAGAAAAGGAGAAATTCACGTAAAAGGAAAACAGGTTATGGCAGGTTACTATAAAAACCCTGAAGCAACAAACAAGGTGCTCGTAGCAGGTTGGTTGAATACTGGTGACTTAGGTATATTTACTTCAAACCATAACTTACGTATAGTAGGTCGTTCCAA
Encoded here:
- a CDS encoding aldehyde dehydrogenase family protein; translated protein: MTQATLSTANVSNTAVIQTKSFTPKDIDRIFNAQKKKSLELRLTNFKTRILKLKKLKSAVLKYQTEIQKALHADFRKSAGEVDITEILPTIAEINDAIRHVKHWMRPKNVMTPPTLLGATSRIVYEPKGVCLIIAPWNYPFHLAIAPLAAAIAAGNTVMLKPSEFTPNTANVINLMLGEVFSEEEVAVFEGDVSVATALLEIPFDHIFFTGSTPVGKIVMAAAAKNLTSVTLELGGKSPSIIAEDADMKVAAERIMWGKFLNAGQTCVAPDYLLIPESKIDEFVKHAKETTESFFKSKPENFTASTDFCRIVNAKNFSRVSSYIDDAVKKGAKIAYGGEVRSSDNFIAPTILTNVALDAKIMEDEIFGPLLPIVTYKTLDDAIHVINERPKPLALYIFTKKRSTSKYVLRRTSSGGAVINDVILHLVNPNLPFGGVNHSGHGSYHGIFGFKTFSHERSVLQTPKASIAKLMYPPYSGFVRLMVKLTTKFFV
- a CDS encoding bacteriohemerythrin — its product is MQKDSSAHFDSLRITWLSEPFHLGIPIIDLQHVWLVHIILELEEEIVEAEKTNSDIDVHSSFRKALDYVAEHFALEEDILEHFNYPNFKEHVLGHRKFVERLTEKYYEAKNSQMAALGILQILKKWLFQHILHDDTDYAEFFKASNFDLKSYCIQLLKSGKYPVSKEQLLIYQNIVQIDTTNISLHEQTIDTIQEIRNIWKTYNLSTGIPIIDLQHIWLLKMIVELDHSLKLGDGSSETFHKVIAEAIEYTKDHFGVEDKIMRYFRYTDVVQHMNQHKRFIEFIKMRNDEYKLGNPRVGLHLVQDLRNWLLSHIALEDKKIGLAFESRVRELSEFTKKLHQSGEIGISREQKNLYKLVLQSVPDPLD
- the gatB gene encoding Asp-tRNA(Asn)/Glu-tRNA(Gln) amidotransferase subunit GatB, whose translation is MEYEVIIGLEVHVQLNTNSKIFSTATNEFGGSPNTHISPLCVALPGTLPVLNEVVLEKAVRAGVALGCEITQFTKFDRKNYFYPDLPKGYQISQFDKPYATKGGIHIQLKGESEEKFLPLTRIHMEEDAGKLIHSHDPSINRSYVDYNRAGTPLIEIVSEPDLRSSDEAYAYLNELKTILRYIQVSDCNMEEGSLRCDANVSIRPKGEKGFRTRVEIKNLNSFKAVKQAIDYEVEWQKDVYSRGESFKQMTKLWDATLLKTIPMRSKEMSHDYRYFPEPDLPTIQISDSFIEDIRKTLPELPRQKKERYKTVLGLPEYDAEVLTSEREIAEYFEEALVISGDAKKTSNWVKDEILGIVNKENISIQEFAIDPVRIGKLVKLINSGEITGKIAKTIFEDMLTSKDQPEAIVEKKGLKVVRDDKALEEIVIRVIESQPESVEGWKNGKDRVLGAIVGGVMKETKGKADPKLVNELILAKLGPLGEKKKV
- a CDS encoding histidine phosphatase family protein; this translates as MDLYLIRHPETIAPKGTCYGRTDFPLKYPVEDTADSTFSYLPPNFDHFIASPAPRAVKLANALLSKYNPNQNPLDLEIHTDERLLEMNFGDWDGKLWEEIPRKETIPWMKDFVNARTPNGEAFTDLIQRVDMFLEDWKPNGILKQKWEEKNNQILNSMIVVCHSGPIRAMLCRINGIPHEEAFKSPVDFGSVHKIEI
- a CDS encoding adenosylcobinamide-GDP ribazoletransferase — translated: MRSIVLEIRLFFICLAFLTRIPSPRWIGFKEEWLHNSIKYSPSVGLLLGTIQFFVFLLFQFLFGPTIAFTISLGFLLILTGAFHEDGFSDFCDGIGGGWKREDILRIMKDSRVGSFGAVGICILVLLKVLGAYETFSFFQRKNLPIISNLTSDIHFTSIWLYFVSAHTLSRFLSVFVMKLLPYAKEEGYAKPMAKEITWPQILFASLWGVLPYLSLSYRHPNFFLSLVCIIPSYIYMLRLMKRWIQGFTGDCLGAVQQVVETCIWISGVFIWTFI